In Crassostrea angulata isolate pt1a10 chromosome 6, ASM2561291v2, whole genome shotgun sequence, a genomic segment contains:
- the LOC128190069 gene encoding uncharacterized protein LOC128190069 → MDRRELMNYVDMPHFHPEKNVVNGIDLYKNGRHIHEIRHEFEKNQPLWIRTYSTGSQEEVSNPVGSPSTSSGSRFFGGSNRY, encoded by the coding sequence ATGGACAGACGAGAGCTGATGAATTACGTGGACATGCCACACTTCCACCCCGAGAAAAACGTCGTCAACGGCATCGACCTGTACAAGAATGGACGTCACATCCACGAGATCAGACACGAGTTTGAGAAGAACCAACCACTGTGGATTCGAACCTACAGCACGGGGTCACAAGAGGAAGTCTCCAACCCCGTCGGATCCCCATCCACATCCTCGGGGTCTCGATTTTTCGGTGGAAGTAATCGCTATTGA